The window AGTTTATGTTCCTGAGTTAAGGTCTCATGAATAATAAACCTTTTGATTAATTTTATTTATTGTGGTAAATAAATAAAAAAGTAAGGAGGAGGTAGCATTATGGAAGAGAAAAGAATCGGTAAGGTTACTCATTATTTCACAAATATAAGTGTTGCAGTTTTAGATCTTGAAGATACTTTAGAAGTTGGAGATGAAATTCATATATTGGGCCGTACCACAGACTTTTTTCAGAAAGTCGCCTCTCTTCAGATTGAACATAAACCAATTCAGAAGGCAAAGCCTGGAGATAATGTAGCTCTGAAAGTTGATGACCATGTAAGAGAAAATGATGTTATA is drawn from Acidobacteriota bacterium and contains these coding sequences:
- a CDS encoding translation elongation factor-like protein, with protein sequence MEEKRIGKVTHYFTNISVAVLDLEDTLEVGDEIHILGRTTDFFQKVASLQIEHKPIQKAKPGDNVALKVDDHVRENDVIYKVIP